One genomic window of Comamonas serinivorans includes the following:
- a CDS encoding NAD(P)H-dependent flavin oxidoreductase, translating to MGAKQHAPFGVNLIMRRDNLAEEIACLVRHRVEFVITSVGAPDAALGPLHDIGCTVFADVASVRHAHKAVAAGVDGLILLTAGAGGQTGWANGMAFARAVRRFYDGPVVMAGGVSDGQALFAAQALGCEFGYMGTKFIATRESLAVDGYKQMLVDSELDDVLLSRAFTGLETNTLIPSIEAAGLDPKALPTDMSAERAKALYGSGAQIQRWKDIWSAGHSTSGVTAVRSVAELVAQTEAEYRSAAQQALALAQAALPAVAA from the coding sequence GTGGGGGCAAAGCAGCACGCGCCCTTCGGCGTCAACCTCATCATGCGGCGCGACAACCTGGCGGAAGAGATCGCCTGCCTGGTGCGGCACCGGGTGGAGTTCGTCATCACCAGCGTGGGCGCGCCCGATGCGGCCCTGGGGCCGCTGCACGACATCGGCTGCACGGTGTTCGCCGACGTGGCCTCGGTGCGCCATGCGCACAAGGCGGTGGCGGCCGGTGTGGACGGCTTGATCCTGCTGACGGCCGGCGCGGGCGGGCAGACCGGCTGGGCCAACGGCATGGCGTTTGCGCGTGCCGTGCGCCGCTTTTACGACGGCCCGGTGGTCATGGCGGGCGGCGTGTCGGACGGGCAGGCGCTGTTTGCGGCGCAGGCCCTGGGGTGCGAGTTCGGCTACATGGGCACCAAGTTCATCGCCACGCGCGAAAGCCTGGCGGTGGACGGCTACAAGCAGATGCTGGTGGACAGCGAGCTGGACGACGTGCTGCTGTCGCGCGCCTTCACGGGGCTGGAGACCAACACGCTGATCCCGTCCATCGAAGCCGCTGGCCTGGACCCCAAGGCCCTGCCGACCGACATGAGCGCCGAGCGCGCCAAGGCGCTGTATGGCAGCGGCGCCCAGATCCAGCGCTGGAAGGACATCTGGAGCGCGGGCCACAGCACCTCGGGCGTGACGGCGGTGCGCAGCGTGGCCGAGCTGGTGGCGCAGACCGAGGCCGAGTACCGCAGCGCGGCGCAGCAGGCGCTGGCCCTGGCGCAGGCGGCGCTTCCGGCCGTGGCAGCCTGA
- a CDS encoding glycosyltransferase family 2 protein: MHIAVVIPCYKVTQHVLGVIAAIGPEVERIYAVDDGCPDGSGQFIEARNTDPRVRVLYNPQNMGVGGAIVTAYHAAIADGMDIVVKIDGDGQMDPKLLPQFVRPLLREEADYTKGNRFFRPESVRGMPPMRLFGNAVLSFMTKLSCGHWSIMDPTNGYTAVRTCVLRELPLDKLEKRYFFETDMLFRLGTVRALVKDVPMDSVYADEESNLRISKVAPEFLRKQCSRLVRRYLYNYWVRDFNMGSIYSVAGALLLLWGVGFGVYSWAMSAAHNAVASSGTVMFAALPIIIGIQFLIAFLHIDIESSPREALSRTLANADAPLN; the protein is encoded by the coding sequence ATGCACATCGCCGTCGTCATCCCCTGCTACAAGGTCACCCAGCATGTACTTGGCGTGATCGCCGCCATCGGCCCCGAGGTTGAACGCATCTACGCGGTGGACGACGGCTGCCCGGACGGCAGTGGCCAGTTCATCGAAGCCCGCAACACCGACCCGCGCGTGCGCGTGCTCTACAACCCGCAGAACATGGGTGTGGGCGGCGCCATCGTGACGGCCTACCACGCTGCCATCGCCGATGGCATGGACATCGTCGTGAAAATCGATGGCGATGGGCAGATGGACCCCAAGCTGCTGCCGCAGTTCGTGCGGCCCCTGCTGCGCGAGGAGGCGGACTACACCAAGGGCAACCGCTTCTTCCGGCCCGAATCGGTGCGCGGCATGCCGCCCATGCGCCTGTTCGGCAACGCAGTGCTGTCGTTCATGACCAAGCTCAGCTGCGGCCACTGGTCCATCATGGACCCGACCAATGGCTACACCGCCGTGCGCACCTGCGTGCTGCGCGAGTTGCCGCTGGACAAGCTGGAAAAGCGCTACTTCTTCGAAACCGACATGCTGTTCCGCCTGGGCACCGTGCGCGCCCTGGTCAAGGACGTGCCCATGGACTCGGTCTATGCCGACGAGGAGTCGAACCTGCGCATCTCCAAGGTGGCCCCGGAATTCCTGCGCAAGCAGTGCTCGCGCCTGGTGCGCCGCTACCTCTACAACTACTGGGTGCGCGACTTCAACATGGGCAGCATCTACAGCGTGGCGGGCGCCCTGCTGCTGCTGTGGGGCGTGGGCTTTGGCGTCTACAGCTGGGCCATGAGCGCGGCCCACAACGCGGTCGCCAGCAGCGGCACCGTCATGTTCGCGGCCTTGCCCATCATCATCGGGATCCAGTTCCTGATCGCCTTCCTGCACATCGACATCGAAAGCAGCCCGCGCGAAGCGCTCAGCCGCACGCTGGCGAATGCCGATGCGCCGCTGAACTGA
- a CDS encoding HNH endonuclease, whose amino-acid sequence MNFYDWMIYKGLSESSAKKYDRALGGPLSQWAQDHGLTFGPLNALTSSSALHDLQPKIQELPLFKERNARGHQMYSATLSHFAAYLESNGSDDVQADLESVINDSNIPATEKLALIQARIGQGIFREKVLRHWTCCAVTGYRDTSLLVASHIKPWKKATSEERIDPWNGLLLSPNLDKAFDKGFITFDPNGIIRLSPLFTEAAKLGITHSMKIALQPQHERYMAYHREEEFKSD is encoded by the coding sequence ATGAATTTTTACGACTGGATGATCTACAAGGGGCTGTCGGAGTCCTCGGCCAAGAAGTACGACAGGGCGCTTGGGGGACCGTTGTCTCAATGGGCGCAGGATCATGGATTGACCTTCGGGCCTTTGAATGCGTTGACTAGTTCATCCGCCCTTCACGACCTTCAGCCAAAAATTCAGGAACTACCCCTTTTCAAGGAGCGGAACGCACGTGGGCATCAGATGTATAGCGCCACGCTGTCGCATTTCGCTGCATATCTTGAGAGCAACGGTAGTGATGACGTGCAAGCGGACCTTGAATCGGTCATCAACGACTCAAACATACCCGCCACCGAGAAGCTTGCATTAATTCAAGCCAGGATTGGGCAGGGGATATTCAGGGAAAAGGTGCTGAGGCATTGGACTTGCTGTGCTGTCACAGGCTACCGAGACACAAGCCTGCTTGTTGCCTCCCACATCAAACCTTGGAAAAAGGCAACTAGTGAAGAGCGAATTGATCCGTGGAATGGACTTTTGCTTTCACCGAACTTGGACAAGGCCTTTGATAAGGGTTTCATCACGTTTGACCCAAACGGAATAATTCGCTTATCGCCGCTGTTTACCGAGGCAGCCAAGCTTGGAATTACGCACTCTATGAAAATTGCTCTTCAACCTCAACACGAGCGGTACATGGCGTACCACCGTGAAGAGGAGTTCAAAAGCGACTAA
- the moaC gene encoding cyclic pyranopterin monophosphate synthase MoaC, which produces MTAEHALTHFDAQGQAHMVDVGAKPDTERVAVAMGRIHMQPATLDRVRSGTAQKGDVLGTARLAGIMASKRTAELIPLCHPLPLTHVHVDLQCHDGSTPGLPFIECRVQAHTMGKTGVEMEALTAVQVTLLTVYDMCKAVDRGMVIGEVKLLEKRGGKSGDWVAGSA; this is translated from the coding sequence ATGACTGCCGAGCACGCCCTCACCCATTTCGACGCCCAAGGCCAGGCCCACATGGTGGACGTCGGCGCCAAGCCCGACACCGAACGCGTGGCGGTGGCGATGGGACGCATCCACATGCAGCCCGCGACCCTGGATCGGGTGCGCAGCGGCACGGCCCAGAAGGGCGACGTGCTGGGCACGGCGCGCCTGGCCGGCATCATGGCCAGCAAACGCACGGCCGAGCTGATCCCGCTGTGCCACCCGCTGCCCCTCACGCACGTGCACGTCGACCTGCAATGCCATGATGGCAGTACACCCGGCCTGCCGTTCATCGAATGTCGGGTACAGGCCCATACTATGGGAAAGACGGGCGTGGAAATGGAAGCCCTGACCGCCGTTCAGGTGACGTTGCTGACCGTGTACGACATGTGCAAAGCGGTGGACCGCGGCATGGTCATCGGCGAGGTGAAGCTGCTGGAAAAGCGCGGCGGCAAGTCGGGCGATTGGGTCGCAGGCTCGGCCTGA
- a CDS encoding AMP-binding protein, with the protein MSTAPNQSPHIASLALAALHRYPDRIAFQMGDTRVSYRQALDTIARAQSVLQGLGVGGGQRFGILSANRWDTWCISLAAQALGVTYSPLHPMGSLDAHSYQIVAGELRTLVVDADHYAARGAEIAAAHPDLKIITVGADTDYGLDMSRAMAQAGSQTAINRATPDLISTLSFTGGTTGKPKGVTRTGGSNGHMALTVLAGFEWPQAPAFLAVAPISHVTGTNVVPVLMRGGTVHMLPKFDPELMLDTIQRQRISAALSVPTMIYALLDHPRLGDFDLSSLQLLMYGASPMAPARLQEGLERIGPVFTQLYGQSECYPIASLPKEDHDAKRPELLAACGFPVAGAEVVLLDDDGQPVKPGEPGEICVRSPNVMSGYLDNPEQTAEAFKDGWLHTTDVARADEQGRLYIVDRKKDMVVSGGFNVYPREVEDVLATHPAVAMSAVVGAPDPKWGEAVKAVVVLRAGVTADVAALTAELTQLVKDKKGAVHAPKLVEFAETLPMTPLGKIDKKALRAKDWVGQARNVA; encoded by the coding sequence ATGAGCACTGCCCCCAACCAAAGCCCGCACATCGCCTCGCTGGCCCTGGCCGCGCTGCACCGCTACCCCGACCGCATCGCGTTTCAGATGGGCGACACGCGCGTGAGCTACCGCCAGGCGCTGGACACCATCGCGCGCGCGCAGTCGGTGTTGCAAGGCCTGGGCGTGGGCGGGGGCCAACGCTTTGGCATCCTGTCGGCCAACCGCTGGGACACCTGGTGCATCAGCCTGGCGGCCCAGGCCCTGGGCGTGACCTACAGCCCGCTGCACCCCATGGGCTCGCTGGATGCGCACAGCTACCAGATCGTGGCCGGCGAGCTGCGCACCCTGGTGGTGGACGCCGACCACTACGCCGCGCGCGGCGCCGAAATCGCCGCAGCCCACCCGGACCTGAAGATCATCACCGTCGGCGCGGACACCGACTATGGGCTGGACATGAGCCGCGCCATGGCCCAGGCCGGCAGCCAGACGGCCATCAACCGCGCCACGCCCGACCTCATCAGCACCCTGTCCTTCACCGGCGGCACCACGGGCAAGCCCAAGGGCGTGACGCGCACCGGCGGCAGCAACGGCCACATGGCGCTCACGGTACTGGCCGGGTTCGAATGGCCGCAGGCCCCGGCCTTCCTGGCGGTGGCGCCCATCAGCCACGTGACGGGCACCAACGTGGTCCCCGTGCTGATGCGCGGCGGCACCGTGCACATGCTGCCCAAGTTCGACCCCGAGCTGATGCTGGACACCATCCAGCGCCAGCGCATCAGCGCCGCGCTCTCGGTGCCGACCATGATCTACGCCCTGCTCGACCACCCCAGGCTGGGCGACTTCGACCTCAGCTCGCTGCAGCTGCTGATGTATGGCGCGTCGCCCATGGCCCCGGCACGGCTGCAGGAAGGGCTGGAGCGCATTGGCCCCGTGTTCACGCAGCTGTACGGCCAGTCCGAGTGCTACCCCATCGCCTCGCTGCCCAAGGAAGACCACGACGCCAAGCGCCCCGAGCTGCTGGCCGCCTGCGGCTTTCCGGTGGCCGGCGCAGAGGTGGTGCTGCTCGACGATGACGGCCAGCCCGTCAAGCCCGGCGAGCCGGGCGAGATCTGCGTGCGCAGCCCCAACGTCATGTCGGGCTACCTGGACAACCCCGAGCAGACCGCCGAGGCCTTCAAGGACGGCTGGCTGCACACCACCGACGTGGCGCGTGCCGACGAGCAGGGTCGCCTCTACATCGTCGACCGCAAAAAGGACATGGTGGTCAGCGGCGGCTTCAACGTCTACCCGCGCGAGGTGGAAGACGTGCTGGCCACGCACCCGGCCGTCGCCATGTCGGCCGTGGTGGGCGCACCCGACCCGAAATGGGGCGAAGCCGTGAAAGCCGTGGTGGTGCTGCGTGCCGGCGTCACGGCCGACGTGGCCGCGCTGACGGCCGAGCTGACCCAGCTCGTCAAGGACAAGAAGGGCGCCGTGCACGCGCCCAAGCTCGTCGAATTCGCCGAAACCCTGCCCATGACCCCGCTGGGCAAGATCGACAAAAAGGCCCTGCGCGCCAAGGACTGGGTGGGCCAGGCGCGCAACGTGGCGTGA
- a CDS encoding EamA family transporter, whose product MNLPLSLATLLCVLCIAIGQLLFKKAAMALPANPQILDWVTNGWLFASLALYGLTTLGWVWILRHAPLHLAYPFMGLAFLIVPLLAWLFLGEPIGWRTLAGGALILAGVALASR is encoded by the coding sequence ATGAATCTTCCTCTGAGCCTTGCAACACTGCTCTGCGTGCTATGCATTGCCATCGGCCAATTGCTGTTCAAGAAGGCAGCCATGGCGCTTCCTGCCAATCCACAAATCTTGGATTGGGTCACCAATGGCTGGCTGTTTGCCTCCCTGGCTCTGTATGGCCTGACCACTCTGGGTTGGGTCTGGATCCTACGCCATGCGCCTTTGCACTTGGCCTACCCCTTCATGGGGCTGGCCTTCCTCATCGTGCCGCTGCTGGCATGGCTCTTCCTGGGTGAGCCAATAGGTTGGCGCACCCTGGCTGGAGGTGCCTTGATTCTTGCTGGCGTTGCCCTGGCCTCCCGGTAA
- a CDS encoding zinc-binding dehydrogenase: MTLQLRSLLKSTGDLEISLVDAPAAEPQADEVVVRVDATPINPSDLGLLLALADPTSFQAAGTPERPVALARVPEKVVPGLKARWDQSLPVGNEGAGTVVRAGSSPQAQALLGKAVAMAGGSMYAQERLIRADQCMVIPAGCMARDAASWYVNPMTALSMTETMRREGHTALVHTAAASNLGQMLNRICLKDGIGLVNIVRRAEQAELLKSQGAQHVINTSDADFMAQLTDALAETGATIAFDAIGGGKLPGQILTCMEAAINRKAQGYSRYGSEVHKQVYLYGNLDRMPTEIARNVGMAWGVAGWLLTPFLQRIGREDTQRLKQRVMDELTTTFKSGYTQEVTLAGALDPKAIATYGKAATGEKYLIRPNGV, encoded by the coding sequence ATGACACTGCAACTGCGCTCCCTGCTCAAGTCCACCGGCGACCTCGAGATCTCGCTCGTCGACGCGCCCGCCGCCGAACCCCAGGCCGACGAGGTGGTGGTGCGCGTGGATGCCACGCCCATCAACCCCTCTGACCTGGGCCTGCTGCTGGCGCTGGCCGACCCCACTAGCTTCCAGGCCGCCGGCACGCCCGAGCGCCCCGTGGCCCTGGCCCGCGTGCCCGAGAAAGTGGTGCCCGGCCTCAAGGCCCGTTGGGACCAGTCCCTGCCCGTGGGCAACGAAGGCGCGGGCACCGTGGTGCGCGCCGGCTCGTCGCCCCAAGCCCAAGCCCTGCTGGGCAAGGCCGTGGCCATGGCCGGCGGCAGCATGTACGCCCAGGAGCGCCTCATCCGCGCCGACCAGTGCATGGTGATCCCCGCCGGCTGCATGGCCCGCGACGCCGCCTCGTGGTACGTCAACCCCATGACGGCACTCTCCATGACCGAGACCATGCGCCGCGAAGGCCACACCGCGCTGGTACACACGGCCGCCGCCTCCAACCTGGGCCAGATGCTCAACCGCATCTGCCTGAAGGACGGCATCGGCCTCGTCAACATCGTGCGCCGCGCCGAGCAAGCCGAGCTGCTCAAGTCGCAGGGCGCCCAGCACGTCATCAACACCAGCGACGCCGACTTCATGGCCCAGCTGACCGATGCGCTGGCCGAGACCGGCGCCACCATCGCGTTCGACGCCATCGGCGGCGGCAAGCTGCCCGGCCAGATCCTCACCTGCATGGAAGCCGCCATCAACCGCAAGGCCCAGGGCTACAGCCGCTACGGCTCGGAGGTGCACAAACAGGTCTACCTCTACGGCAACCTGGACCGCATGCCGACCGAAATCGCCCGCAATGTGGGCATGGCCTGGGGCGTGGCCGGCTGGCTGCTGACCCCGTTCCTGCAGCGCATCGGCCGCGAAGACACCCAGCGCCTCAAGCAACGCGTGATGGACGAGCTGACCACCACCTTCAAAAGCGGCTACACGCAAGAGGTGACGCTGGCCGGTGCGCTTGACCCCAAGGCCATCGCCACCTACGGCAAGGCGGCAACGGGTGAGAAGTATTTGATTCGGCCGAACGGGGTTTGA
- a CDS encoding DUF3293 domain-containing protein, producing the protein MPSHPARDLDASTHQAFLDTDYHVHGDPPFTLRVNEASAALLALHARAGVRCSAFVTACNPQSTPLDEATNAARQADLADELTRRGLAFIPGVGQHPSNPWPGEASFLILGLDPAEAGALGAQLGQHAILWSGADAVPQLVLLP; encoded by the coding sequence ATGCCATCCCATCCCGCCCGCGACCTGGACGCGTCAACCCACCAGGCTTTTTTGGACACCGACTACCACGTGCACGGCGATCCGCCCTTCACCCTGCGCGTGAACGAGGCCAGCGCCGCCTTGCTGGCGCTGCATGCGCGTGCCGGCGTTCGCTGCAGCGCGTTCGTGACGGCCTGCAACCCGCAGAGCACCCCGCTGGACGAGGCGACGAATGCCGCGCGCCAGGCCGATCTGGCCGACGAGCTGACCCGCCGCGGTCTGGCCTTCATCCCGGGCGTGGGCCAGCACCCCTCCAACCCATGGCCTGGCGAGGCCAGCTTCCTCATCCTGGGCCTGGACCCAGCAGAAGCCGGGGCCCTGGGCGCGCAGCTGGGGCAGCACGCCATCCTCTGGAGTGGCGCCGACGCCGTGCCGCAGCTGGTGCTGTTGCCCTGA
- a CDS encoding peptide chain release factor 3, which translates to MSLETETKRRRTFAIISHPDAGKTTLTEKLLLFSGAIQIAGAVKGRKASRHATSDWMEIEKQRGISVASSVMQMSYRDHVVNLLDTPGHKDFSEDTYRVLTAVDSALMVIDAANGVESQTRRLIEVCRQRDTPIITFVNKMDREVRDPLDILDEVERELGMPCCPITWPVGQGKSFGGIINLRTQSMTVFAPGSEKRPQDFEVIPLTEADKLRARFGQAFDDAMESMELAVGASTAWDHDAFLAAKLTPVFFGSGVNNFGVMEVLDAVVDMSPSPGPRVSTVLVNKQPVQKEVKPSDLGFAGVVFKVQANMDANHRDRIAFVRVASGKYEPGMKMKVQRTGKELRPTSVVTFMSQRREAVEEAYAGDIIGFTTHGGVQLGDTITDGANLQFTGLPFFAPEMFATVVLKNPLRTKQLQQGLMQLGEEGAIQVFKPDAGGNMLLGAVGQLQFEVVQHRLKTEYDAEVRLESSQYTSARWITAETPEALREFETTYPLRMAHDAANALAYMCTSPYDVRLAQERFPKIQFHPLREHAGLELQAS; encoded by the coding sequence TTGTCACTCGAGACCGAAACCAAGCGGCGCAGAACCTTCGCCATCATCTCCCACCCCGACGCCGGCAAAACCACGCTGACCGAAAAGCTGCTGCTGTTCTCGGGCGCCATCCAGATCGCCGGCGCAGTCAAGGGCCGCAAGGCCTCGCGCCACGCCACGTCCGACTGGATGGAGATCGAAAAGCAGCGCGGCATCTCGGTGGCCTCGTCGGTCATGCAGATGAGCTACCGCGACCACGTGGTCAACCTGCTCGACACGCCCGGCCACAAGGACTTCTCGGAAGACACCTACCGCGTGCTGACGGCGGTGGACTCGGCGCTGATGGTGATCGATGCCGCCAACGGCGTGGAATCGCAGACGCGGCGCCTGATCGAGGTCTGCCGTCAGCGCGACACGCCCATCATCACCTTCGTCAACAAGATGGACCGCGAGGTGCGCGACCCGCTGGACATCCTCGACGAAGTCGAGCGCGAGCTGGGCATGCCCTGCTGCCCCATCACCTGGCCCGTGGGCCAGGGCAAGAGCTTCGGCGGCATCATCAACCTGCGCACGCAGAGCATGACGGTGTTCGCGCCCGGCAGCGAGAAGCGCCCGCAGGATTTCGAGGTAATTCCGCTGACCGAGGCCGACAAGCTGCGCGCGCGTTTCGGCCAGGCCTTCGACGACGCCATGGAAAGCATGGAGCTGGCCGTGGGCGCATCGACCGCCTGGGACCACGACGCCTTTCTGGCCGCCAAGCTGACGCCCGTGTTCTTTGGCTCGGGCGTGAACAACTTCGGCGTGATGGAGGTGCTCGATGCCGTGGTCGACATGTCGCCCTCGCCCGGACCGCGCGTCAGCACCGTGCTGGTCAACAAGCAACCGGTGCAAAAAGAGGTCAAGCCCTCCGACCTCGGCTTTGCGGGCGTGGTCTTCAAGGTGCAGGCCAACATGGATGCCAACCACCGCGACCGCATCGCCTTCGTGCGCGTGGCCAGCGGCAAGTACGAGCCCGGCATGAAGATGAAGGTGCAGCGCACCGGCAAGGAGCTGCGCCCCACCAGCGTGGTGACCTTCATGAGCCAGCGCCGCGAAGCCGTCGAAGAGGCCTATGCCGGCGACATCATCGGCTTCACCACGCACGGCGGTGTGCAGCTCGGCGACACCATCACCGATGGCGCCAACCTGCAGTTCACGGGCCTGCCCTTCTTCGCCCCCGAGATGTTCGCCACCGTCGTGCTGAAGAACCCGCTGCGCACCAAGCAGCTGCAGCAAGGGCTGATGCAGCTCGGTGAAGAAGGCGCCATCCAGGTCTTCAAGCCCGATGCCGGCGGCAACATGCTGCTGGGCGCCGTCGGCCAGCTGCAGTTCGAAGTGGTGCAGCACCGGCTGAAAACCGAGTACGACGCCGAGGTGCGCCTGGAAAGCAGCCAGTACACCAGCGCCCGCTGGATCACCGCCGAAACCCCGGAAGCCCTGCGCGAGTTCGAAACCACCTACCCGCTGCGCATGGCCCACGACGCCGCCAACGCGCTGGCCTACATGTGCACCAGCCCCTACGACGTGCGCCTGGCCCAGGAGCGGTTCCCGAAAATTCAGTTCCATCCCCTGCGCGAGCACGCGGGGTTGGAGTTGCAGGCGAGTTGA
- a CDS encoding Bug family tripartite tricarboxylate transporter substrate binding protein → MFNRREFAVRAGVAAVAGLSGPLVQARQAIQLMVGFPAGGGTDVIARLLAEKLQPLLDETVVVDNRPGAGGQVAAQLLKGARPDGHTLFLSHDHTISILPQVVKNAGFEPHTDFINLGGFASFVNGLAVSPGTPAKTFDEFVAWMRAHPGRGNIGVPAPASTPEFLVQLLAKRYQLDLVSAPYKGSAPMIADMLGNQIPAGVGSVQDFIENVRAGKLNVLAVLGGQRQAALPDVPTFAELGFKGLEDMPYYGIFAPKGTPQAFVNRFTQALKRVVAMPDVVKTLSDMGLSVGYMSPAELARREAAYRKVWSRIIQESGFKPL, encoded by the coding sequence ATGTTCAATCGTCGTGAATTTGCCGTGCGCGCGGGCGTGGCCGCCGTGGCCGGCCTGAGCGGGCCGCTGGTGCAGGCGCGCCAGGCCATCCAGCTGATGGTGGGCTTTCCGGCCGGGGGCGGCACCGACGTCATCGCCCGCCTGCTGGCCGAGAAGCTGCAGCCGCTGCTGGACGAGACCGTGGTCGTCGACAACCGGCCCGGCGCGGGCGGCCAGGTGGCGGCGCAGCTGCTCAAGGGCGCACGGCCCGACGGCCACACGCTGTTCCTCTCGCACGACCACACCATCTCCATCCTGCCGCAGGTGGTGAAGAACGCCGGCTTCGAGCCCCACACCGACTTCATCAACCTGGGCGGGTTTGCCTCGTTCGTGAATGGCCTGGCCGTGTCGCCCGGCACGCCTGCCAAGACCTTCGACGAGTTCGTGGCCTGGATGCGGGCCCACCCGGGCCGCGGCAACATCGGTGTGCCGGCCCCGGCTTCGACGCCCGAGTTTCTGGTGCAGTTGCTGGCCAAGCGGTACCAGCTCGACCTGGTGTCGGCGCCCTACAAGGGCAGCGCACCCATGATCGCCGACATGCTGGGCAACCAGATTCCCGCAGGCGTGGGCTCGGTGCAGGACTTCATCGAAAACGTGCGCGCGGGCAAGCTGAACGTGCTGGCCGTGCTGGGAGGCCAGCGGCAGGCCGCGCTGCCCGATGTGCCCACGTTCGCCGAGCTGGGGTTCAAGGGCCTGGAAGACATGCCGTACTACGGCATCTTTGCGCCCAAGGGTACGCCGCAGGCCTTCGTGAACCGCTTCACCCAGGCGCTCAAGCGGGTCGTGGCCATGCCCGATGTGGTGAAGACGCTGAGCGACATGGGGCTGAGCGTGGGCTACATGTCGCCCGCCGAACTGGCGCGCCGCGAAGCCGCCTACCGCAAGGTGTGGTCGCGCATCATCCAGGAGTCGGGCTTCAAGCCGCTGTGA
- a CDS encoding creatininase family protein: protein MSISRFLWADHTQTDLAQRDLSQAVAVLPVAAIEQHGPHLPLSVDADLADGIVAACCTQLTAASAAPPPVLFLPTQRVGYSPEHVGFAGTLTLKASTVMALWTDIAESVQASGVRRIVLFNTHGGNVGLMDVVARDWRTRLGMLAVSLSWFNLPLRDASGADVNARFPAHEHRFGVHAGQVETAMMRALRPELVHMDRAQAFPSVTEQRAAQCPLFGDGRSAKLAWHMADLNPQGAAGNAAAATAEDGQAVVLAAGRALAQLLGEIAAWPVPGPELPRVP from the coding sequence ATGTCCATCTCCCGTTTCCTGTGGGCTGACCACACCCAGACCGACCTGGCGCAACGCGACCTCTCGCAGGCCGTGGCGGTGCTGCCTGTCGCGGCCATCGAGCAGCACGGGCCGCACCTGCCGCTCTCGGTCGATGCCGACCTGGCCGATGGCATCGTCGCCGCCTGCTGCACGCAGCTGACGGCGGCGTCTGCCGCGCCGCCGCCGGTGTTGTTCCTGCCCACCCAGCGCGTGGGCTACAGCCCCGAACACGTGGGCTTCGCCGGCACGCTCACGCTCAAGGCCAGCACCGTGATGGCGCTGTGGACCGACATCGCCGAATCGGTGCAGGCCAGCGGCGTACGCCGCATCGTGCTGTTCAACACGCATGGCGGCAACGTGGGCTTGATGGACGTGGTCGCCCGCGACTGGCGCACGCGGCTGGGCATGCTGGCCGTCAGCCTGAGCTGGTTCAACCTGCCGCTGCGCGACGCATCCGGCGCCGACGTCAACGCGCGCTTCCCGGCGCACGAACACCGCTTTGGCGTGCATGCCGGCCAGGTCGAAACGGCCATGATGCGCGCGCTGCGGCCCGAGCTGGTGCACATGGACCGCGCGCAGGCCTTCCCCTCGGTCACCGAGCAGCGCGCTGCGCAATGCCCGCTGTTCGGCGACGGCCGGTCGGCCAAGCTGGCCTGGCACATGGCCGACCTGAACCCGCAGGGCGCCGCAGGCAATGCCGCGGCCGCCACCGCCGAGGACGGCCAGGCCGTGGTGCTGGCCGCTGGCCGCGCGCTGGCGCAGCTGCTGGGCGAAATCGCCGCCTGGCCAGTGCCTGGCCCCGAACTGCCGCGCGTGCCGTGA